A genomic stretch from Arthrobacter sp. KBS0702 includes:
- a CDS encoding flagellar hook protein FlgE: protein MLRSLYSGISGLRAHQTMLDVTGNNIANVNTAGFKSSTTQFQDTLSQMTQGASAPQGESGGSNPAQIGLGVRVAGVSTNFAQGSSQSTGRATDMMISGDGFFVTSKGGQQLFTRAGSMTFDANSQLVSPDGGILQGWTADQTGVVNQGGAIGNITLNPNTMIANATSKVTLDGNLPSDAAVGSPDLQRVVKVYDATGAARDVTLTFSKTATGWSAAGSDANGATASVTLNQNPDGTLTPSGPFQLGAGASAITVDLSKVSGYATMNSLTVAGQNGAAVGKLESFTLGNDGSLIGSFSNGTKQVLAKIALAKFTNPAGLEKAGGSSYVATANSGNVQLGAAGDPGIGTLAGGSLEMSNVDLSQEFTNLIVAQRGFQANARIITTSDEVLQELTQLKR, encoded by the coding sequence ATGCTCCGCTCGCTGTACTCCGGAATCTCCGGCCTCCGTGCCCACCAGACCATGCTGGATGTCACCGGCAACAACATTGCCAACGTCAACACCGCCGGCTTCAAGTCTTCGACCACCCAGTTCCAGGACACCCTCTCGCAGATGACCCAGGGGGCCTCCGCGCCGCAGGGCGAATCCGGCGGCAGCAACCCGGCGCAGATCGGCCTCGGCGTCCGGGTCGCCGGCGTCAGCACCAACTTCGCCCAGGGCTCCTCGCAGAGCACCGGCCGCGCCACCGACATGATGATCTCCGGCGACGGCTTCTTCGTCACCAGCAAAGGCGGACAGCAGCTGTTCACCCGCGCCGGGTCCATGACCTTCGACGCTAACAGCCAGCTGGTCAGCCCCGACGGCGGCATCCTCCAGGGCTGGACCGCCGACCAGACCGGCGTCGTGAACCAGGGCGGCGCCATCGGCAACATCACGCTCAACCCCAACACCATGATCGCCAACGCCACGAGCAAGGTCACGCTGGACGGAAACCTGCCCAGTGACGCCGCCGTCGGCAGCCCCGACCTGCAGCGCGTCGTCAAGGTGTACGACGCCACGGGCGCCGCGCGCGACGTAACCCTCACCTTCTCCAAGACCGCAACGGGATGGAGTGCGGCAGGGAGCGACGCCAACGGCGCTACGGCCAGTGTCACGCTCAACCAGAACCCCGACGGCACCCTGACGCCCAGCGGCCCCTTCCAGCTCGGTGCGGGTGCATCTGCCATCACGGTGGACCTGTCGAAGGTCTCCGGCTACGCCACGATGAACTCCCTCACGGTCGCCGGCCAGAACGGCGCGGCCGTCGGCAAGCTCGAATCCTTCACCCTCGGCAACGACGGCTCCCTGATCGGGTCCTTCAGCAACGGCACCAAGCAGGTGCTGGCCAAGATCGCGCTGGCGAAGTTCACCAACCCGGCCGGCCTGGAGAAAGCCGGCGGCTCGTCCTACGTCGCCACCGCCAACTCCGGCAACGTCCAGCTGGGCGCGGCCGGCGACCCGGGCATCGGCACCCTGGCCGGCGGCTCGCTGGAAATGTCCAACGTGGACCTCTCCCAGGAGTTCACTAACCTGATCGTCGCCCAGCGCGGTTTCCAGGCCAATGCCCGCATCATCACCACCTCCGACGAGGTCCTGCAGGAGCTGACCCAGCTCAAGCGCTAA
- a CDS encoding cytochrome P450, with the protein MVSFPALEQPLNPFPHYEAMRRSDPVFQDPESGVWHAFGYADVQRVLSDHAAFSSRFSGDSPSETGQLFAASLINTDPPRHRQLRSLVTQAFTPRAVEALAPRIAALTEGLLEPVVPAGSTDLIEQLAYPLPVIVIAELMGIPAADRDRFKLWSDVIVSQRPDGDEDRSPGNQDMVEYFLGMIEERRHRPGQDLISSLLMAEIDGQKLSVMELLGFCALLLVAGNETTTNLIGNAVLCFTEAPGTAERLAAEPELLPQAIEEVLRYRSPVQSMYRVAAVDTELHGRPIPAGSPIVAWIGSANRDEHQFPHPDVFDVVRSPNRHLAFGQGIHFCLGAPLARLEAKIALQAVLSRLPGLAVEPGARLERMDSTIVFGVKQLPVRWQAA; encoded by the coding sequence ATGGTGTCATTTCCGGCTCTTGAGCAGCCGCTGAACCCGTTTCCGCACTACGAAGCGATGCGCCGCAGTGATCCGGTTTTCCAGGATCCGGAGAGCGGGGTCTGGCACGCCTTCGGCTATGCGGACGTGCAGCGTGTCCTGTCCGACCACGCCGCGTTTTCTTCCCGGTTCAGCGGTGACAGTCCCTCCGAGACGGGCCAGCTCTTCGCAGCGAGCCTGATCAACACGGATCCGCCGCGGCACCGCCAGCTGCGTTCGCTGGTGACTCAGGCGTTCACGCCGCGGGCCGTGGAGGCGCTCGCCCCGCGCATCGCGGCGCTCACGGAGGGCTTGCTGGAACCAGTGGTTCCCGCCGGCAGCACCGATCTGATCGAGCAGCTGGCGTATCCGCTCCCGGTGATCGTGATCGCGGAGCTGATGGGCATCCCTGCCGCGGACCGGGACCGGTTCAAGCTCTGGTCCGACGTGATCGTGAGCCAACGCCCGGACGGCGACGAGGACCGGTCCCCCGGCAACCAGGACATGGTCGAGTACTTTTTGGGGATGATCGAGGAACGGCGGCACCGGCCGGGCCAGGACTTGATCAGCAGCCTCCTCATGGCGGAGATCGACGGGCAGAAACTCAGCGTCATGGAGCTGCTGGGATTCTGCGCCCTCCTGCTCGTCGCGGGCAACGAAACCACCACCAACCTGATTGGCAACGCCGTGCTGTGCTTCACCGAAGCGCCGGGCACGGCGGAGCGGCTGGCAGCCGAGCCGGAGCTGCTTCCCCAGGCGATCGAAGAGGTGCTCCGCTACCGCTCCCCCGTCCAGTCCATGTACCGGGTCGCCGCCGTAGACACCGAGCTGCACGGCCGGCCGATCCCGGCGGGCTCGCCGATCGTGGCCTGGATCGGCTCGGCAAACCGCGATGAGCACCAGTTCCCGCATCCGGACGTGTTCGACGTCGTCCGCTCGCCGAACCGCCACCTCGCCTTTGGGCAGGGCATCCACTTCTGCCTCGGGGCGCCGCTGGCCCGGCTCGAAGCAAAGATCGCGCTGCAGGCCGTGCTCTCCCGGTTGCCGGGGCTGGCAGTGGAACCTGGGGCGCGGCTGGAGCGGATGGACAGCACGATCGTCTTCGGGGTGAAACAGCTTCCGGTGCGCTGGCAGGCCGCCTGA
- a CDS encoding flagellar FlbD family protein has product MIVVTRLNGTRFAVNPDLIERIHESPDTHLVTLDGAAYVVLESLAEVVELIADYRAYVLSKARDFPAVTGYPLSLVPPAGPDDESGAPAPEPPRK; this is encoded by the coding sequence ATGATCGTTGTCACACGCCTCAACGGAACGCGCTTCGCGGTCAATCCGGACCTGATCGAACGGATCCACGAGAGCCCGGACACCCACCTGGTCACGCTCGACGGCGCCGCGTACGTGGTGCTCGAAAGCCTCGCCGAGGTGGTCGAGCTGATCGCCGACTACCGCGCCTATGTGCTGAGCAAGGCGCGGGACTTTCCCGCGGTCACCGGGTACCCGTTGAGCCTGGTCCCGCCGGCCGGACCGGACGACGAGTCCGGCGCCCCTGCACCTGAACCACCTAGGAAGTAA
- a CDS encoding motility protein A: protein MDPATIIGLLLAFGSVITMVLIEGGSITALLLPGPLVLVFGATLAVGLAGNTLKDVLQAFKSVPGMFMGKTSKPQESIDQMVRFAEKARAEGLLSLEEEATSVKDPFLARALQNIADGTDAEDLRMQMEDEIDTKSRSDHASSKFFASLGGYAPTIGIVGTVVSLTHVLENLSKPDELGHMIAAAFVATLWGLLSANFIWLPFSSRLARLSELDIERMTLVMEGMLAVQSGAQPLLLAERLRSMVPEHQLKGADKGRKAPSGVDSAEPMDAAA from the coding sequence ATGGATCCCGCAACAATCATTGGACTGCTCCTGGCCTTTGGGTCCGTCATCACGATGGTGCTCATTGAAGGCGGCAGCATCACCGCCCTGCTGCTGCCCGGGCCCCTGGTCCTGGTCTTCGGCGCAACCCTGGCCGTCGGGCTGGCCGGCAACACCCTCAAGGACGTGCTCCAGGCGTTCAAGTCCGTGCCGGGAATGTTCATGGGCAAAACATCGAAGCCGCAGGAAAGCATCGACCAGATGGTCCGCTTTGCTGAAAAGGCGCGCGCCGAGGGTCTGCTCTCCCTCGAGGAGGAGGCGACGAGCGTCAAGGACCCCTTCCTCGCCCGCGCCCTGCAAAACATCGCCGACGGCACCGACGCCGAGGACCTCCGGATGCAGATGGAGGACGAGATCGACACAAAGTCCCGCAGCGACCACGCCTCCTCAAAGTTCTTCGCCAGCCTCGGCGGCTACGCCCCGACCATCGGCATTGTCGGAACTGTCGTCTCCCTGACCCACGTCCTGGAAAACCTTTCGAAGCCGGACGAGCTGGGGCACATGATCGCCGCCGCGTTCGTCGCGACCCTGTGGGGCCTGCTCTCTGCCAACTTCATCTGGCTGCCGTTCAGTTCGCGCCTGGCCAGGCTCTCCGAGCTGGACATCGAACGCATGACGCTGGTGATGGAGGGCATGCTCGCCGTGCAGTCCGGCGCCCAGCCGCTGCTGCTGGCCGAACGGCTCCGCTCCATGGTCCCCGAACACCAGCTCAAGGGCGCCGACAAGGGCCGGAAGGCGCCCAGCGGGGTCGACTCTGCAGAGCCGATGGACGCGGCCGCGTGA
- a CDS encoding flagellar motor protein MotB, which yields MSGRRRPRKKPEAHHVDERWMASYMDMVTVLMCLFIVLYAMSTVDANKFEKLRNSLATGFGAVASETVDTASGTVVPPEFVDKNLEAFSAVPSPGPAASQAALEEAKKEVDRLRALEAKMKAGLAAAGLTDNVEFQIDQRGLTVKLIGSQAFFAADRPELTDRASQVLHIISPILGPAALEIMVEGHAANGITSYPSTWELSSARAVNVLRYMVDRGGIPPGRIGAVAFGSARQVNDDSTPELMERNRRVDIVVISDKPDVVRALIPEAMKLTQK from the coding sequence GTGAGCGGCCGCCGCCGGCCGCGCAAGAAACCCGAGGCGCACCACGTCGATGAACGCTGGATGGCCTCCTACATGGACATGGTCACCGTGCTCATGTGCCTGTTCATCGTCCTGTACGCCATGTCCACCGTCGACGCGAACAAGTTCGAAAAGCTGCGCAACTCGCTTGCCACCGGCTTCGGCGCGGTGGCCTCGGAAACAGTGGACACGGCCTCCGGAACGGTGGTGCCCCCCGAATTCGTGGACAAGAACCTCGAAGCCTTCTCCGCCGTCCCCTCTCCAGGCCCCGCGGCGTCGCAGGCAGCCCTCGAGGAAGCTAAGAAAGAAGTAGACCGGCTGCGCGCCCTGGAAGCCAAAATGAAGGCCGGCCTCGCCGCTGCCGGGCTCACTGACAACGTCGAGTTCCAGATCGACCAGCGCGGCCTGACGGTCAAGCTGATCGGCTCCCAGGCCTTTTTCGCCGCGGACCGGCCCGAACTCACGGACCGGGCCTCCCAGGTGCTGCACATTATCTCGCCGATCCTCGGCCCGGCCGCCCTGGAAATTATGGTGGAGGGCCACGCGGCCAACGGCATCACGTCCTACCCGTCCACCTGGGAACTGTCCTCGGCCCGGGCGGTCAACGTGCTGCGCTACATGGTGGACCGCGGCGGGATCCCCCCGGGACGGATCGGGGCCGTTGCGTTCGGCTCCGCCCGGCAGGTCAACGACGATTCGACGCCGGAGCTGATGGAACGGAACCGGCGGGTGGACATTGTGGTGATTTCGGACAAGCCCGACGTCGTCCGCGCCCTCATTCCCGAGGCGATGAAGCTGACCCAGAAATAG
- a CDS encoding flagellar motor switch protein FliM, with translation MSVLDEREVARERTVSVYDFRRPATLAREHSRVLELAFETFARQWGTQLTAKVRVKSVVRLEDVGMQSYDEYAASLPAVTAMVLCTVEAHDSKLVVQFPAPSALGWINRMLGASNDTVMPDRKFTQIEQALVKGLMDEALEDLGYSLGPLLSETIRVDTVQYNSQFAQAAAPSELMIVAAFTINVGNISAPATLAVPAGILLGRLKKVNPTDDRGNAAARVSAQLERVPVELSVRLSTSYVTPSQVLGLAVGDVLTLPHLENRPFDLTLDGTRLATAAPARNGSRAAAVIVTIEENNQ, from the coding sequence GTGAGTGTTCTGGATGAGCGGGAAGTGGCACGGGAGCGGACCGTCAGCGTCTATGACTTCCGGCGTCCCGCGACGCTGGCGCGCGAGCACAGCCGCGTCCTGGAACTCGCCTTCGAAACCTTCGCCCGCCAGTGGGGAACCCAGCTGACCGCCAAGGTCCGGGTGAAATCCGTGGTGCGGCTCGAAGACGTCGGCATGCAGAGCTACGACGAGTACGCCGCTTCCCTGCCGGCCGTGACGGCGATGGTCCTGTGCACCGTCGAAGCACACGATTCCAAGCTCGTTGTGCAGTTCCCCGCCCCCTCGGCCCTGGGCTGGATCAACCGGATGCTGGGCGCCTCGAACGACACGGTGATGCCGGACCGGAAGTTCACCCAGATTGAACAGGCCCTGGTCAAGGGACTCATGGACGAGGCACTCGAGGACCTCGGCTACTCGCTCGGGCCGCTGCTGAGCGAAACCATCCGGGTGGACACCGTGCAGTACAACTCCCAGTTCGCCCAGGCCGCAGCACCGAGCGAACTCATGATTGTCGCCGCCTTCACCATCAACGTCGGCAACATCAGTGCCCCGGCCACCCTGGCGGTGCCGGCGGGGATCCTGCTGGGCCGGCTGAAGAAGGTCAATCCGACGGACGACCGCGGCAACGCGGCGGCCCGCGTCAGTGCGCAACTGGAGCGCGTCCCGGTGGAACTCTCGGTGCGGCTCTCGACGTCGTACGTCACCCCCAGCCAGGTCCTGGGCCTCGCGGTCGGGGACGTCCTGACCCTCCCGCACCTGGAAAACCGGCCCTTTGACCTCACCCTGGACGGCACGAGGCTGGCCACCGCCGCCCCGGCCCGCAACGGGTCCCGGGCCGCGGCCGTCATTGTCACAATCGAGGAGAACAACCAATGA
- the fliN gene encoding flagellar motor switch protein FliN, with product MSITLTKHESSAERLVEELPSPVALKVVALVPARAAAPYTRQAVTATFVGSVTADLALMLSDRTFLDEAAGGMAGGQLGVVSVTDVLRPAMESASSVFGAGVLSDLRESDASGLLSDPDTAVFELSDGTSPAAWFAVRLREHGTGQDRAGDLFGGGDTVAGRLGRINNIEMALTVEIGRTRMSVRDVLSLEPGKIIELDRSAGAPADVLLNGRLIAHGEVVVLDQDYAVRITRILDVAEGLS from the coding sequence ATGAGCATCACCCTGACCAAGCACGAATCGTCGGCGGAACGGCTCGTTGAGGAGCTGCCGAGCCCGGTGGCGCTGAAGGTTGTTGCCCTGGTCCCCGCCCGCGCCGCGGCCCCCTACACCCGGCAGGCCGTCACAGCGACCTTTGTCGGATCGGTGACCGCCGACCTGGCCCTCATGCTCAGCGACCGCACCTTCCTGGACGAAGCGGCCGGCGGCATGGCCGGCGGCCAGCTCGGCGTCGTCTCCGTCACCGACGTGCTCCGCCCGGCGATGGAAAGCGCCAGCTCCGTCTTCGGCGCCGGCGTGCTGTCCGACCTGCGCGAATCCGACGCCTCCGGATTGCTCTCGGACCCGGACACCGCCGTCTTCGAACTCTCCGACGGCACCAGCCCGGCGGCCTGGTTCGCCGTCCGGCTGCGCGAACACGGCACCGGCCAGGACCGCGCCGGCGACCTCTTCGGCGGCGGCGACACGGTGGCCGGCCGGCTGGGCCGCATCAACAACATCGAGATGGCCCTGACCGTGGAGATCGGCCGCACCCGCATGTCCGTCCGCGACGTGCTCTCGCTCGAACCCGGCAAGATCATTGAACTCGACCGCTCCGCGGGCGCCCCGGCCGACGTGCTCCTCAACGGGCGGCTGATCGCGCACGGCGAGGTCGTCGTCCTGGACCAGGACTACGCCGTGCGGATCACCCGGATCCTCGACGTGGCCGAGGGGCTCAGCTGA
- the fliO gene encoding flagellar biosynthetic protein FliO, protein MDSLILGLRVAVALGAVLGLIWLLQRRLGKGPGRRRADAALSVVSRQSLGQRASVVVVDAGGHRFLLGVTDHAVNVLHTGDIPEEAVEDLAPEPRRGGAAGAFAQILAGAAAAPRNDAEAPLPAGGQPTIGTTPELPLSRRSSIHRDSHARTGPGRSGLPSAAAHPPLQGSRLAGSILAGSTWKQAAAALRSGRRN, encoded by the coding sequence ATGGACTCGCTGATCCTCGGGCTGCGGGTAGCCGTAGCCCTGGGCGCGGTGCTTGGCCTGATCTGGTTGCTGCAACGCCGTCTCGGCAAAGGCCCGGGACGACGCCGCGCTGACGCCGCGCTGAGCGTCGTCAGCCGCCAAAGCCTCGGCCAGCGAGCCTCCGTCGTGGTGGTCGACGCCGGCGGCCACCGTTTCCTGCTCGGCGTCACCGACCACGCCGTCAACGTCCTCCACACCGGCGACATCCCGGAAGAAGCCGTCGAAGATCTCGCCCCGGAGCCCCGCCGCGGCGGGGCAGCCGGCGCCTTCGCCCAGATCCTCGCGGGCGCCGCCGCCGCACCCCGGAACGACGCCGAGGCCCCGCTGCCGGCCGGGGGCCAGCCCACGATCGGCACGACGCCGGAGCTGCCGCTGTCCCGCCGCAGTTCAATCCACCGCGATTCCCATGCCCGGACCGGCCCGGGGCGGTCCGGGCTGCCCAGCGCCGCAGCGCACCCGCCGCTGCAGGGGTCACGTCTGGCCGGATCGATCCTCGCCGGTTCCACCTGGAAGCAGGCCGCTGCCGCTCTCAGGAGCGGACGCCGCAATTGA
- the fliP gene encoding flagellar type III secretion system pore protein FliP (The bacterial flagellar biogenesis protein FliP forms a type III secretion system (T3SS)-type pore required for flagellar assembly.) has product MLALGLAALLLAVLVLWLNASAGHAAPVPPVPPTPPASPDTGSVNIEINGMDGKPSTAVLTLIGITLLSVAPALLLMMTSFTKIFVVLAMTRNALSLPSIPPNQVLAGLALFLSIFVMWPVINEMNTIGVQPYLNGTLDFNGALSAGSGPLQHFMLAHTREEDIALMTRAAGMENPATPESVPLQTLIPAFMISELRAAFIIGFVIFIPFLVIDLVVSAALMSMGMMMLPPVMISLPFKILLFILVDGWGLIITSLIQSYAGTG; this is encoded by the coding sequence ATCCTGGCCCTCGGGCTGGCCGCCTTGCTCCTCGCCGTCCTGGTGCTGTGGCTCAACGCGTCCGCCGGGCACGCCGCCCCCGTCCCGCCGGTTCCGCCCACCCCGCCGGCCAGCCCGGACACCGGCAGCGTCAACATTGAGATCAACGGCATGGACGGGAAGCCCTCAACAGCGGTCCTGACCCTGATCGGGATCACCCTGCTGTCCGTGGCGCCGGCGCTGCTGCTGATGATGACCTCGTTCACTAAGATCTTCGTGGTCCTCGCCATGACCCGCAACGCGCTCTCGCTGCCCTCCATCCCGCCCAACCAGGTACTCGCGGGACTGGCCCTGTTCCTGTCGATCTTCGTCATGTGGCCGGTCATCAACGAGATGAACACCATCGGCGTGCAGCCCTACCTCAACGGCACCCTCGACTTCAACGGCGCGCTCAGCGCCGGCTCGGGGCCGCTGCAGCACTTCATGCTGGCGCACACCCGCGAGGAAGACATCGCCCTGATGACCCGCGCCGCCGGCATGGAGAACCCGGCGACCCCGGAGTCGGTGCCGCTGCAGACACTGATCCCGGCGTTCATGATCTCCGAACTCCGCGCGGCCTTCATCATCGGCTTCGTCATCTTCATCCCGTTCCTCGTGATCGACCTTGTCGTCTCCGCGGCCCTGATGTCCATGGGCATGATGATGCTCCCGCCGGTCATGATCTCGCTGCCGTTCAAAATCCTGCTCTTCATCCTCGTGGACGGCTGGGGCCTGATCATCACCTCGCTGATCCAGAGTTATGCGGGCACGGGATGA
- the fliQ gene encoding flagellar biosynthesis protein FliQ, giving the protein MNANAVLDICLQAMIVAAKLSAPVLVTALVVGLAISLLQSITQLQEATLSFVPKLAAVAVALVICGHWMITEMVAFTNDLFAKIPSLLGGL; this is encoded by the coding sequence ATGAACGCCAACGCCGTCCTGGACATCTGCCTCCAGGCCATGATCGTGGCTGCCAAACTCTCCGCCCCGGTGCTCGTGACGGCGCTGGTGGTGGGCCTGGCCATCTCCCTCCTGCAGTCCATCACCCAGCTCCAGGAAGCCACCCTCTCCTTCGTGCCCAAACTCGCCGCCGTAGCGGTGGCCCTGGTGATCTGCGGTCACTGGATGATCACGGAGATGGTCGCTTTCACCAACGACCTGTTCGCCAAGATTCCGTCCCTGCTCGGGGGCCTGTGA
- a CDS encoding flagellar biosynthetic protein FliR, whose translation MGIPIDQTWLEVLLLATVRMTAFLIVAPPFAHQAFPGRIKAMLGVGLGLAVSQRLSAGYVARDTAGFLTGVVLELVTGLVLGFLVMLVFAAVQSAGSLVDLFSGFQMAQAFDPQMMVNGAQFTRLLQMAALALLFSSDGYQLVIGGLTGSFTALPLAGGLDLAQPVQAMTSAVTGMFLAAVQIAGPLLVVLFLADVGLGLLTRVAPALNAFSLGFPLKIMLTLSLAGFLFLALPRIVSTLAGQAAKTVLGVG comes from the coding sequence GTGGGCATCCCGATCGACCAGACGTGGCTGGAAGTCCTCCTGCTGGCCACCGTCCGGATGACGGCTTTCCTGATTGTGGCGCCGCCTTTCGCGCACCAGGCGTTTCCCGGACGGATTAAGGCCATGCTGGGCGTGGGCCTGGGCCTGGCCGTGTCGCAGCGGCTTTCCGCCGGCTACGTCGCGCGCGACACGGCGGGATTCCTCACCGGGGTGGTCCTGGAACTCGTCACCGGCCTGGTCCTGGGCTTCCTGGTCATGCTGGTCTTCGCCGCGGTCCAGTCCGCTGGCTCCCTGGTGGACCTCTTCAGCGGCTTCCAGATGGCCCAGGCCTTCGACCCCCAGATGATGGTCAACGGCGCGCAGTTCACCCGGCTGCTGCAGATGGCCGCGCTGGCCCTGTTGTTTTCCTCGGACGGCTACCAGCTCGTCATCGGCGGCCTGACCGGCAGCTTCACCGCGCTGCCGCTGGCCGGCGGCCTTGACCTCGCCCAGCCGGTCCAGGCCATGACGTCCGCGGTGACCGGCATGTTCCTCGCCGCCGTCCAGATCGCCGGGCCGCTGCTCGTGGTGCTCTTCCTCGCCGACGTCGGACTGGGCCTGCTGACCCGCGTGGCCCCCGCGCTGAACGCCTTCTCGCTGGGCTTCCCGCTGAAGATCATGCTGACCCTCTCACTGGCCGGGTTCCTCTTCCTCGCGCTGCCCAGGATCGTCTCCACCCTCGCCGGGCAGGCTGCCAAGACCGTGCTGGGGGTGGGCTGA
- a CDS encoding flagellar biosynthesis protein FlhB, whose amino-acid sequence MSDSQEKTEQATDKRMREVRSKGQLSRSQDLTAWLAVGAAAVMIPSTVERGASAATDQVFSVKGVMAQPDPAKALKALEVGLGSLAGILGPMMIVVLVVVLVGSALQGGVHLKKFRLDFDNFKLLSGLKRIFGTQALWGGVKALLKVGVVGLVLYSVVQGLIPVLLTAGGLPVAGVVAAAGGGISSLVQFAVFAGIALAAVDFFVVMRRNRKKTRMSKKEVQDENKSSEGDPLIRSQRRARQLAMSRNRMIAAIGDADVVLVNPTHVAVALKYEPGKSAPRVVAKGAGHVAARIRQEAEEKNVPMVQDIPLARALHGACELGQEIPVDFYHAVAGVLAFVMSLKARGAGAGLHRMAGAAL is encoded by the coding sequence ATGTCGGATTCACAGGAAAAGACCGAACAGGCCACCGACAAACGCATGCGGGAGGTCCGCTCCAAGGGCCAGCTCTCCCGCTCCCAGGACCTCACCGCGTGGCTGGCGGTCGGTGCCGCCGCGGTCATGATTCCCTCCACCGTCGAGCGCGGGGCCAGCGCCGCCACGGACCAGGTTTTCAGCGTCAAGGGCGTGATGGCGCAGCCGGACCCGGCAAAGGCCCTCAAAGCCCTGGAAGTGGGGCTCGGCTCGCTGGCCGGGATCCTCGGCCCCATGATGATCGTGGTGCTCGTCGTCGTCCTGGTCGGCTCCGCGCTGCAGGGCGGCGTCCACCTGAAGAAGTTCCGCCTGGACTTCGATAACTTCAAGCTGCTGAGCGGGCTGAAGCGTATTTTCGGGACCCAGGCCCTCTGGGGCGGCGTCAAAGCCCTGCTCAAGGTCGGCGTTGTGGGCCTCGTGCTCTACTCCGTGGTGCAGGGCCTGATCCCGGTGCTGCTCACGGCGGGCGGCCTGCCGGTGGCCGGCGTCGTCGCGGCCGCAGGCGGCGGCATCTCCTCACTGGTCCAGTTCGCCGTCTTCGCCGGCATTGCGCTGGCCGCGGTGGACTTCTTTGTGGTGATGCGCCGGAACCGGAAGAAAACCCGGATGTCCAAGAAGGAAGTCCAGGACGAGAACAAGAGCAGCGAAGGCGACCCGCTGATCCGGTCCCAGCGCCGGGCCCGGCAGCTGGCCATGAGCCGGAACCGCATGATCGCTGCGATCGGCGACGCCGACGTCGTCCTCGTCAACCCCACGCACGTCGCCGTCGCGCTGAAATACGAGCCGGGAAAGTCCGCTCCGCGGGTGGTGGCCAAAGGCGCCGGCCACGTCGCGGCACGCATCCGGCAGGAGGCCGAGGAGAAAAACGTGCCGATGGTCCAGGACATCCCGCTCGCCCGGGCGCTGCACGGCGCCTGCGAGCTGGGGCAGGAGATCCCCGTGGATTTCTACCACGCCGTGGCCGGGGTGCTCGCCTTCGTTATGTCCCTCAAGGCCCGCGGCGCCGGCGCCGGGCTGCACCGCATGGCAGGGGCCGCGCTGTGA